The bacterium nucleotide sequence TTTCTTTGGAATCCTTCGGGATATCCGACACTATCGGTTTGCCGGTGCTATCGACGGGAACCGACGTTGATTTGTAATACGAGGGGAAGACACCGCTGAATGCTGCCGCTAATGCAAACGGACCTTCAGTGAAATCTTTCGCCGTACGTTTCGTTAATGGATTGATATCGAAACGTCCGCGTTGTTGATACGCTTTGTTGGTGGTACGGGCGATAACCTGTACCTTTAATCCCTTGCTGGCACCGTCGGACGTGTCGATGCCCGATGGGAAGAAGAAATCGAGTTGCTGTAAATCTTTCACTACTGGCAACGCACGGTTCAGATTAATCGCATTCGGGAAGAATGGATAGTTGATTTGGTTCTGGAACATGAACATTCCTTGTTGCTGGGTAACCATGATGTACCCGCAACGGGAATCGCCAACCAAATTCTCCTCAACCGGCATACCGACACCGCGCAGCCAATTGAATAACTCACTTTCGACCCGAGTCGCGCTGCCATTACTCAAATCGGCATTCGCCCGACCGGCAGCAACCAATAACTTACCGCCATTCATCAGATACTGGTCGAGATGTGCGACCATTCTGCTATCGATTTGCGAAGTAGGACGGATCACCAAAAGAATGTCGATATCACTCGGAACCGGTTGGGCGAGTGAAACGGTCTTCACTTTGTAGGTTTTTTCCATCGCCGCTTGCAGTTTCCGCATATCCTGTTGGAACGTCGGAGCGCCACCATCAGTTACATAACCAATCGTCGGTTGTTTTGCCAGCGTCAACTTGCGAATCGCAATGGTTAACTCATATTCGAGGTTCGTAGTCGATTGCACCACCGGCAACGTTTCGCGCTTCTCACCGTACAGAATCACGAGACCCATGTAGACTTTGCGAGCTTCGACGCGGTCGTTTTGCATGATGTCGACTTGTACCGGAGGAATCTGGAAACTGTTCGCTTCCTTCTCCAGTTTTTCTTCGGTTCCCGGATCGACAAATTGATACTCGAATTTCCCTTTTCCATACGCTTGATAATCATCCAGCAAATCGCGGAGGAACTTCGCATTCTGATTATAGGGCGCCGGAAGATTCGGCGTGAAGTAGCACTTCACTACCATCTTCTTGTCGAGCGTTGCGACCGCGTTCTTGGACGCTTTTGCAAGGGTATAAACATTATTGGCGGTGAGATCGACCCGGAAGAACAACCGGTACATAACTAAGTTTGCGACGATAAAGATCGCGGCAAGCAGGACGACCCGCACCCACGGGTTTTGTTGTTTGTTCGTTTTCATCTTACCGTTTCCGCCCTTCCAGCACTGCTACCGAAGCGCCAAGCATGACTACGATGAGACTTAAGTAATATAGAATGTTACGGGTATCGATTACCCCGCGTCCGATATTCTCGAAATGGTAATCGATGGCGAGATATTGCAACACCGAGCCCATCACCGGGGGGACATACATTAATACCTTATCGAACATGAAAAAGAGAAACGAAATCGCCAGACCGACGATGAATGCGACCACCTGATTCTCGGTCAGCGAACTTCCAAGCAATCCAATCGAGAGGTACGCCGCTCCCATCAGCAGCAATCCAAGATAACCGCCAATGAACGGACCTTCGTCGATGTCGCCCAGAAAGGAAATCACAATGCCGAATGGCGCGGTAAATGCCAGCGCAGTTGCCAGCAAAACGACTGCGGCAAGGAATTTTCCGACAATGATTTCGGAATCGCGAATCGGCATTGTCACCAGCCATTCGATGGTGCCGGATTTTCGCTCTTCGCTGATGAGCCGCATCGTAATCGCCGGCGCAAAAAACATGAAAATCAACGGTGCGATTTGAAAGAGTACGCGTAAATCGGCAGTTCCTGCTAAAAAGAGATTGGTCGACATAAACCAACCCGATATTAGAAGGAATACGCCAATCACGACGTAGGCAATCGGTGAGTTGAAGTAGGTCTTCAACTCCTTACGCATGATCGGTAGCACATTATTCATGGTTCACCATAGTTAAAATTGATTGGTAATGGTCGCTTTATCGACCAGTATCGAAACATATTTATTGGGCATATTACCACGCCCCAACAGACTTATGCGGCTTTCGCAGCATCGTCGCGGGTGAGTGATTGGAACACCGTTTCGAGCGAAGCGCCTTCTTTGCGCAGTTCGGTTAACGGCCAATCATTTTGAGCGGCAATCCGGAAAATCTCATTCCGAACATCCGCCCCTTCCCGGGCTTCTACCCGCAGTTGCCAGCCGCCGCCGGGTACTGCACCGACTTCGCGTACCGTTCCGACCCGCGGCAATTGCCGGAGCATACCAGTTGCATCAGGTACCGGCAACGCAAACTCGACAGTTACCAACCCCTGTCCGGAGAACTGGGCGACAACGTCGTTGGTCGCGCCATCGGCGACGATTTTCCCGCGATGAATAATCACGACCCGGTCACAGGTCGCTTCCACTTCGGGAAGAATATGAGTTGAGAGAATAACGGTTTTGCGTTGACCGAGTTGTTTGATAAGCGAGCGAATTTCGATGATTTGATTCGGGTCGAGTCCGACGGTTGGTTCATCGAGGATGAGAATTTCCGGGTCATGGATTAGCGCCTGCGCTAAACAGACGCGTTGCCGGAATCCTTTGGACAACTCTCCGACCCGCTTCTGCACCATCTCACCTAATGCGCAGACTTCGACCATCTCACGCACCCGGCGTTCCCGCTGATCTTTGGCGATTCCGCGAAACTCCGCCGCTAACCGGAGATAGTCGACCAGATTTAAATCGTGATAAAGTGGTGCGGATTCCGGCATATAACCGATTTTCCGCCGCACTTCCAACGACTGTTCGACGACATCCAATCCATCGACGACAATCCTGCCCGTCGTTGGCGGCATGTAACACGTAATCATTTTCATGGTGGTGGTTTTTCCAGCGCCGTTAGGTCCCAGAAAACCGACCACTTCGCCGCGTTCGACTTGAAAGCTGATCGCATCGACCGCTTTAAACGAACCGTAATTCTTGGAAAGGTTTTCGATTGAAATCATAGGGTTTCATCCGATTCTGGTTAAGGTCATTTTTTGACCGATTCATTTGCGCGACGGGGTTGCCGTCGTTTCCTGCCATAATAGATTTCTTTGAACACAAGATACTACACCGGGTACGACACTTTTTTACGCCCGAATCAACGATTTGGTTCCTGGAATTTAAGGTGTTGGATTTTCAAAGTTCCAGTTGATTCGTTCGGAGGTTTCCCCCGCCGTTAAGGTTAGTTGCACAATCCGTGGCGGATACTTGGGATTCACTAATTTCACAGTCACGGTACCGGGTTTCACGGCAATCGGCGTTGCTACTGGTGTGCTTGCCACTTTCGTTCCGTTAATGTAAATATCCGCCCACGGGTCAATATGTCCGATTTTCACGGCACCTACTTCCCGCCACAACTCGACATGCAAACGCTCAACTTCGTAGGGGTGAATCGTAACGCGCTTTGTTATCAGGGGGAACTTCGGATTCGTCAAGCGAATGATATGCTCCCCTTCTTCCAATTCTATCGCATTTGCAATCGGCAACGTCTCTTTAATCCCGGTATCGGTTTCGAGAACTGCCCACGGATCGCTGGTGATGCGCAAAAAACCATTGACTTTTACCTTAGCGGTTTTTAATTCCGATGGTTTAGTATTGGTTTCGGTGGTTCGGGGACGTGTCGCAGGTACCGAAACGATTCCGTCACTTTTCACCGGTTGTTTGGTTGAAACTGGCGGTTTGGTTGTGGTGTCTTTTGCCGTTGGTATTATTCTCGATGTATCGAGAGGAATGACACTCGCGATGGTATCGGCGGTTTTCACAGGGATCGTATCCTGGGTTGAAGCATCCTGTGCAACATTTTGGAACCGATTGTGCAGCAGCATCGCAATCGCGGCAACCGCCAGCATCACCAGCCCCCAAGCAATGATACTGCGATGACGACGGAGCGGGATACGGGTCGTGCGCGGCATTCGGAAACCAGCGGGATCGGAAATGTAATCGCGAATAAGAACCGGATTTTCCGCCCATTGGTAGATCGTTAAAATCGAGCGGATTTGTTTTGCGACATCCCCTGCAGTAGCTGGCCGATTCTTAGGATCTTTTTCCAACAGTTTCAGCACCAGTTTATCGATTTCGGGGGGAATGTCACGTACTTTCGCCGACGGTTTCTCTGGCATTTTACTTAATACCAGATGCAGACTTTCCGAAAATGTCGTTCCACTGAAGATTCGCTCACCAGTCAATAACTCATAGCAAGAAGCGCCTAATGCAAATAAATCGGTACGGGCATCGACTTTTCCGCCGGTGATTGTTTCCGGCGCCATAAATGACGGGGTTCCGATTACCATCCCCTGTTGAGTAATCGAGGGAGACTCTTTGAAGAGCGCTAACCCAAAATCCGAAATTTTAATTCTACCGTCTTTACTGACGAGGATATTCTCCGGTTTGATGTCGCGGTGAATCACCTCTTGCATGTGAGCGACTTCAAGTCCCTTGAGAATCTCGAGCATCACCAGCATCGCAATCGGCGCCGGAAGGGAACCGCCGCGCTTCAAGATTTGACTGAGATTATACCCATCGACCCATTCGAGTACGAGATACACCGCTTCCGCGGTCGCGCTATAATCATAGATATTGACAATATTGTCTTGG carries:
- a CDS encoding Gldg family protein — its product is MKTNKQQNPWVRVVLLAAIFIVANLVMYRLFFRVDLTANNVYTLAKASKNAVATLDKKMVVKCYFTPNLPAPYNQNAKFLRDLLDDYQAYGKGKFEYQFVDPGTEEKLEKEANSFQIPPVQVDIMQNDRVEARKVYMGLVILYGEKRETLPVVQSTTNLEYELTIAIRKLTLAKQPTIGYVTDGGAPTFQQDMRKLQAAMEKTYKVKTVSLAQPVPSDIDILLVIRPTSQIDSRMVAHLDQYLMNGGKLLVAAGRANADLSNGSATRVESELFNWLRGVGMPVEENLVGDSRCGYIMVTQQQGMFMFQNQINYPFFPNAINLNRALPVVKDLQQLDFFFPSGIDTSDGASKGLKVQVIARTTNKAYQQRGRFDINPLTKRTAKDFTEGPFALAAAFSGVFPSYYKSTSVPVDSTGKPIVSDIPKDSKETRCVVVGEGNFLMDGFAQSPGNRAFILNTIDWLAQDESLLEIRTRDATVRPIKEIAPAKRTLIKYGLMLAPVALLVLFGIWRWQSAKRRKVWETEV
- a CDS encoding ABC transporter permease, with the protein product MNNVLPIMRKELKTYFNSPIAYVVIGVFLLISGWFMSTNLFLAGTADLRVLFQIAPLIFMFFAPAITMRLISEERKSGTIEWLVTMPIRDSEIIVGKFLAAVVLLATALAFTAPFGIVISFLGDIDEGPFIGGYLGLLLMGAAYLSIGLLGSSLTENQVVAFIVGLAISFLFFMFDKVLMYVPPVMGSVLQYLAIDYHFENIGRGVIDTRNILYYLSLIVVMLGASVAVLEGRKR
- a CDS encoding ATP-binding cassette domain-containing protein is translated as MISIENLSKNYGSFKAVDAISFQVERGEVVGFLGPNGAGKTTTMKMITCYMPPTTGRIVVDGLDVVEQSLEVRRKIGYMPESAPLYHDLNLVDYLRLAAEFRGIAKDQRERRVREMVEVCALGEMVQKRVGELSKGFRQRVCLAQALIHDPEILILDEPTVGLDPNQIIEIRSLIKQLGQRKTVILSTHILPEVEATCDRVVIIHRGKIVADGATNDVVAQFSGQGLVTVEFALPVPDATGMLRQLPRVGTVREVGAVPGGGWQLRVEAREGADVRNEIFRIAAQNDWPLTELRKEGASLETVFQSLTRDDAAKAA
- a CDS encoding protein kinase: MIPSEQERGSPVEPIGSIGGYELLEILSRSIVTTVYRGWQPSLNRPVLIKQLHPQLAAEKDIRARFEREARVIARVRQDNIVNIYDYSATAEAVYLVLEWVDGYNLSQILKRGGSLPAPIAMLVMLEILKGLEVAHMQEVIHRDIKPENILVSKDGRIKISDFGLALFKESPSITQQGMVIGTPSFMAPETITGGKVDARTDLFALGASCYELLTGERIFSGTTFSESLHLVLSKMPEKPSAKVRDIPPEIDKLVLKLLEKDPKNRPATAGDVAKQIRSILTIYQWAENPVLIRDYISDPAGFRMPRTTRIPLRRHRSIIAWGLVMLAVAAIAMLLHNRFQNVAQDASTQDTIPVKTADTIASVIPLDTSRIIPTAKDTTTKPPVSTKQPVKSDGIVSVPATRPRTTETNTKPSELKTAKVKVNGFLRITSDPWAVLETDTGIKETLPIANAIELEEGEHIIRLTNPKFPLITKRVTIHPYEVERLHVELWREVGAVKIGHIDPWADIYINGTKVASTPVATPIAVKPGTVTVKLVNPKYPPRIVQLTLTAGETSERINWNFENPTP